The sequence below is a genomic window from Iodobacter fluviatilis.
TAACAATAAAGAAATTGGAGTTTTTCGTAAAACTCTAAAAAACAGTAAAATTCCTTTTTTTGTCAGCCTATCTGACGAGCTTTACAAGAAAAAAAAAGAACGAGACGCTATAAAATATATCAATGTTATTGATCATATTCAGGAGCCAATGGTTTCCTTAGGTAAAATTCGCAATATTGCAAGGCTAGACGCTGAAGCAACAACAAAACTATTCTATTCTGATTATTTTAAAATCAAGTCAATAACCGTTGAATGTAAAAGAACAAATTACTGGATTAGCCGGCAAGAGGCTGAAAAATTAGAACAATGGTTTGAATCAACGCTAACCCATTACGAAGTGGCAGAAATTGTTGGGTGCTCTTCAAGTAGCGTGCTTGGCTTGGTCCGAATTGGAAAGTTAAATGCAACTTACCTTCCTACAAAACCACGATCACCCCGCTTTCATCGCTCGGATGTAGATTCTTTTATTCACGCATTTAGTTCAAAAGTTACGGAGGATCTAGAAGTTAATGAGCAAGTAATTCCGCTTGCGACCTTGCCACCTGCAGGACCAAACTGCAAATGGTGGAATGAAGCTTGGTTTGCATTAATGCGTGAGATATTGGCAGACACAATTATGGTTTACCGCATATCGGCAGGGCATGGCTGGGGTCATTATGGAATAATACGAAGCGATATTATTCGCGTATCCGAGCAAGCTCGGGGATGGCGAAATGTTCTTGCTTAGACCACACCCGCTGCCTTTTGAATCTTTATCTTCTTGGAGACAAAGGGCAGGTTTTGCGAATGGTTTCTGGCGATACCCGCAGCCCCATGGCCCAAAATCTCAAGCAGACCCAGACCGCCTACCAAAGGTTGATGAGCAGCTATGGCTCAGCCAAAACTTCCAAATAGAGCTAAATCGAATTGGGCATCTAACCCTTGACTCAGAACTAGCGCTTTTACAAAACCATCAAGGCTACTCTACCCAACTTCACTGGCAAACAATCCTTGGGGCAAAAGACCGGCAGCACTCCAGCGGCCCTGTATTCTGCCCAGAATGCCTTAAATCTGACCCCATCCCTTACTTTAGACTTCACTGGCGTTTTGCTTTTTTAACTGAATGTCCAGAACACAACATTGAACTCTTAGAGTCTTGCCCCAAATGTGCTAGCCACATTTGGCCCGCTACGGTTAAAAACCTCTCACAAAGCCGACCCTGGTCAATTATTACCTCATGTCCCCAATGTGGATTTGACCTGAGAAATAGCCGCGCATTACCTTACAACGCACATACACTTGCTACAACATTTTGGAGTTTGATAACAACTGAAGCACTTCCCCAATCCGTTTCACAGATACACACACGAGCAGATTTTTTTGAAGGTTTATGGGTGCTATGTCAATTTTTACTGCGTAAACCAGCTAATTCAGTATGGGATTTTATACCCATTCAACTACACAATAAATTGCCATTTTATCTAGAAAAAAAAACACTCATTGAAGAAATGAACATCAATCATAGGAGGGAAGTTATTCAAAGTGCCTACTGGCTTATGGAAGAGTGGCCGGAAAGATTTCTTTTTATAGCCAAGCGTGTGGGCCTCACCAGTAGCATGTTTTCTCCAACGGCGAATTATAGCCCTAGCTGGCTTACAAGCTTGTTGGACAGTAAATTGACACGAAGCAAAAAAATTATCTGCATTAATGATGTTAATGGCGCCATATTTCAGATTGCGCAAAGCGGAAAACTAGTCTCAAAAAAGGCAGTCAGGAACCTCTTAGGAATCAAGGAAAGCAGGATTGTTGATACCCTAATATCGAGAAGAAACCGTGCAACGCTTGCTGAGCTCAAGTTACTGCTCGGTAAATTTGAATATCAAATGGCCATTTGCCCAAACTCTCGAGACCAAAAGGCCTCCCTCACTAGAGACTACTTAATTTTATTACTCAGCGTACTAAAACGAATACCTATTGAAGGAATTTGCAGCCAATCTGAAGAGGATATTTTGGAAACTCTATCTACCGCTGCCCAACTAGGATGTGACGCTACGGGATTTGAGACGTTACTCAAAGAGCAAGCAAATAACTTGAATGACGAATATAAAAAGGCAATCCGACCTAAATTTCTAGTCGAAGAAAAACTAGTTTCTCACTGGTTTATTGGGCGAGAAGGCAAACATTTTGCTGGACATACCCTTCGAGCAAGAATCGCAAAAATGATGCAACAAGATTTTCCTCATGACCTTTGGAAATCATGCGATTCGTTCATATACACCCTGGGACCTGCGCCAGTTAGTCGACGTCAACTTCAACGAAATAAAATTCAGGCATCGTCCCAATAACGCACACCAACCTGCAAATTCATCATGGGATGATTTACCCCATAAATTAATAAAATCTATAATCAACGTGCTGCTCGAAAGGGATTTTCTGTAGCTAAACCGTATGCCTCCGGCGTGACCTGATGTGCGGTTATTGAATAGATGGAGCAATATCAAATTAAGATCAAATTTTCTTCATTTGGTGTCAATTTTGAGCTTATAGCAATAAATTGATTGTTGATCTCACATACGCCATGTACTTTTATTCCCGGCGCAGGAGAATTAATGTATATGTCCTCTCCAATTTTACCAAGCTTATATATATCGCCTTGCTGAAATATATAGTCACTTGATTGGATTTCTTGCACTTTCCCATTTATGGGATCTACAAACTGGATAGGTGCTTGGCTCATTGATGTGATGCCAAGTGGAATTGTTATTTTTGCAGGAGCATCTTCACCTAAGCTCATGGCGAACCGTTGCGTTGCCTCAAGTTTAAAACAATGGTGAATTATAGAATTGCCCTCATTGTCTCTGACGTAGCTTGGCTGATAGGTCATTATGCAATCAATTTTGCTGGTTGGATCGTTAATTATTTGAATTGCCCGATTTTGGATCCTCGTATAATCCGCATGAACGTTTACTCGTATAAAAATTATCCGTAGTGCGTTGATTTCTTGCTTAGTGTGTGATATCAGATTTTTGGCTGCTAGTGCAACTTTATTTGCATAACGTTTTTTCTCTGATTCTGGGCTAGGGCAATAAATAAGAACCATATCAGAGGTGTGGATCGGAGAGACCTCATAATTAATTGGAAGTCTTGTTATTAGCATGTCCAACCCATCTCTAGCAGTGATGCGAAGCTGAGGGAATATTTTTTTTACTTCCTTAATACTTTTTATTATTAATTCAAAATCGCTCTCTTTAATTGGCTCTTTGCTGATAACTGTTAAGCCTAGATTTTTATGAAAAAAGCGAAGTCTTTCCTTCCACTTTGCACGAATTCGTTTACATCCTGCTTGGAATTTTTTTTGCTCATCAGAAACATCTACATTCTTTATGGATATAAACTGAGTGAAGCTGTTCTTCATTGTAATGGAGAAGTCATAGCCGGGGTTTTTCCTTGCTGCGGGAGTTATTTTTGAATAAGGAAGAGATAGCATTCCAAAGTAAATTATTTCTGAGAAAAGCCCCTTTGTCTTGTCAGGGCTCCTCTTTATTTCTCTAACAGTTTTTTTTAGCCATGACTCATCCTCTTCTTTTATTTTTAAAATACATTTTCCTATAATAAATAACTCGACTGTGGACAGCCTGTCTTTTCTATTCCAAAGCATGGATAAAAGATTTTTTTCTGATTGATTATTTAGGTAATCAGTGCCGAATAAATTTTCAATCTCTTGGAGGGCTTGTTCCGCTTCGCCTTGGCTGCCAAGATTATCCAAAACGCGTCCTTGTATCATCGCAAAGCCTTTTTAATTTTTATCGATGTTGAAAACTTAGTTAATCCCGAAAATGTGGGGGAGTATAGCAACTTGGCAATAAAATATTTCTACGATCTCTTGCGACTATCCCCGTATTTTAACTCGGGATACGCATGCATACTGTGGTGAGAGGCTAAACCAATCAACGCCATGCAGGAAATTACCGCTCCTAATCATGACCTGAAGTTATCCGCATCACAGGAAAACGTCCGCAAAGGCCGAATAGCTTTGGCATTTTCCTAAAAAGATAAAGACCGCAACCTGATAGTTAGCGGCCTTTCATTTTTCACTCGTCGGCATCGACACATAGGCCGAAGCAGCCACAACGTCTACGGTTGTAGGGACGATTCACCTCATGAGTTTCCTTATATCAAATTTTTTGTACATGGCATGTGCCATAAACGTGATATTACGATAAGCTTACTGCAGTTTTTCGCTAAAAACATGGAAAAGATATGGCATCTGCTAGGCAAGATTTTGAGCGTTTTGTACGATGGCTCTATCAGCCAGAGAAACAGCTCCCTGCGGATGTCCGTCGCATCGCCACTCTGGCTTTGGCGAACTTCAATGAGTTGGCGGGGACTTCGCGGCAAAGAAGTCAGCGATCTAACTATCTTGTTGGCCTGCTTCGTCGAGATCTTGCACATACTGCTGACGTGGCACCAACCGCGGTTGCTGGGGCTGATGCCGGCCCATGGCAATGGGCAAGACTTCGTCATTTGACATTAGGCCCTTTTCGAGGTTTTCGGGCACCAGAGCCGTTCGATCTCACCAAGCAGATCATCCTTTTCTATGGTCCCAACGGCAGCGGAAAGACCAGCCTGTGTGAAGGGCTGGAATACGCACTCTTGGGTGATGTTGAAGAAGCAGGAAACAAACGCATTGCAGCCCAAACTTATCTCGCCAATGTTCGCGATAGAAGGTTTGATGCACCGATATTGAAAGCAACGGATCAGCAAGGACGGGAGGTCGACGTCGTTGCTAACCCCGACACTTATCGCTTCTGTTTTGTAGAAAAAAACCGAATCGATGCGTTTTCAAGAATCGCCGCTCGTCCCAATGCTCAGCGCGCTGAACTAATTGCCACTCTCTTCGGCATGGATCAGTTCAATGAGTTCGTGAACCATTTCAATGAGAACATTGACGGGCAACTAATCCTTCTCAGCGAACAGCAGAGCACCTTGGCGGCGCGCCGGAATGCGTTGACCGCGGATCTTACCACTGTCGAAGGGGAAGCCGCGGCTCTGCAGACACTGGCGGATGAGGAAGCTGCGCTGGCGAGGGAGTTCGCAGCCGACATCACATATGAAGCACTCAAGAGTCTAATCGGTACCACCGAAGCCCCTGGGCGCCTCCAGAAACTCGATGCGATTCTGGAGGCGGTGCCTCCAAATGTGCTCGGCGTGACACGCCAAGGCCTTTTGGATGCTTTTGAGAATGCACATCAATGTGGAGAGGAGCTTGACTCCATCGTTGCTGCGCTGCGATCCAAAAGTGACCAAGTTTCTTTCAAGGCGCTTTATGACTCGATTCTCGCATTACAGAAAGTTGTCGGAGATCGTTGCCCTGCATGCGACACCCCGCTGAACGGCCAGGGTCATGTTGCTATAGATCCTTACAAGAAAGCGACTGAAGGGTTGAGGCTGCTTGAAGAGCTTAGTGTTCTTCAAGATCACCAGCAGACCACACAGACTAGACTTGGGCAAGTATCTCGCGAATTGCGCCAGATGCTTGGTCCCGTTGCTGCGTTTATCACCGCGCAACAGGAGGATGGTACATCAACCGGCCAGTGGGTGTTACAGCTTCCCGGAGAGTCTGTAGGACGTTGGTGGTCAGATATCTTTCCCCAAGCGCTTGCCATTCAAGATGGACCTCCGGCCCTGAGCGACGTTCTGGCTGTGGTAGATCGCATGGCTGCAGAAGACGATATGTCACGGCGGACCCAGCAGGATCGACAACAACACGTGGCAGAGCGTCGGCGACTTAATGAATTTCAACTCAAAGTTCAGGCGCAAGACTTCAAGCGGCAGAGCCTGAAAGATAACGTCGAGGCAGCTAATAGCCGGATACAGGCATTCGACGAAACAAATGCAGTGCTGATTGCGCAAGCGGATCAGGAGAGGCTAGACATCGCACGGGACATCCCATTTAAGGTTGCCTATGACCGATTCCTCGAAGAGTTGAGGGCCTATAGAGCTCAGCTACCCGGCCAATTAATGGCTGGACTCAACGACGCAGCCAAGGATCTATATAACGCATTCAATCGGAACGATAGGGATGAGGACAAACTATCAGCTCTACATCTCCCTTTGAGTGGAGACGGAAAGATTGAGATTAGTTTTTGTGGAAATCCAGACGATCGTGTCGATGCACTCCATGTCCTTAGCGAAGGACATGTACGCTGTCTCGGATTGGCAATTCTTATGGCCAAAGCAAAGAGTATCGAGTGCCCAGTCATCGTCTTTGATGACGCCATTAATGCGATAGATCACGACCATCGAGGGGGCATCCGAGAGGCCATCTTTGAAAGTGACATGTTCGCTCAAACCCAGTTAATCGTCACATGTCATAGCAATGAATTCATCAAGGATATTCAGCAACATCTCCCAGCACAACGACGCAATGGATGCCAAGTCTACTTACTCCGACATCACGACGGCAATTATCAACCTAAGGTGACCGGCAATATTGCTAGTGCAAACTACATCGCCAAGGCGAGAGCCGCAAGGGAAGCGCTAAATGATAGAGATGCTTTGGCTGCCTCTCGCCAAGCCTTGGAAATGCTGTCTGAAAAGACATGGCGTTGGCTAGGAAGTCACGATCAGGGCGTTTTGAATCTTATGCTCGCCGGGGTTGGAGCCGAGCCCGCGTTGAGGAATCTTTGTGAAGCTCTGGTCAAGAAGCTGCGAGATGCTCAAACCTTTAATCACGCCAACAAGGTTCCCCTTCTTGCTGCTTATGGCTGCGTTCTAGGTATCCCAGTCAATAACCTTGTGTGGACCTACCTCAATAAAGGCACACATGAGGAGGCGGAGCGTGATGATTTTGATGGTGAGCTTGTTGAATCGGTTGTCCAAACTCTAGAGGAGCTTGACCGCCTCGATTTAAGGCCTGGGCGGTAGCGATTTGATCTTGCATCTCACTTGTCGTGGCAAACTGATTTAGGCCATCGGCAAAGAGATTTTGACTGTCCGTTAAGGCCTAATAGCACTGGCACAAATCAAAAATATAGAAGGCCGCAACCAGACGGCTAGCGGCCTTTCAATTTTCTAGCCCAAGCATCAACACCTCGGCCTTTGCGGACAGTCTAAACCTCAGTATTGATGCCGAAATTATTGAACCAAGACTGCTATCAGAAGTCCGTGGTTACGCCGCATCGAATTGAGATGCAAGAGACAGTGACAAATCGACATACTCCAGCACTTCATCAATAGGCAGAGAAACCTCAACGAAGTGAACAACTTTGTTGCGGAGGCTGCGCAGTTTATTAAAACTTTCTAGCTGCTGCTCGGAAAGAGTTCCCGTTTTTTCAAGATAGTTTCGCATGATAGCTGGGCCCATCCTTCGAAGTGAACCATCTGCAATGTCCGCTCTTGAAACTAAACGCTGTGCAGCATGTTCAACCTGAAGCCAGGATTCCAGAACTGCGGCCCGAGGAGCGGTTTCAGAAAGACGGTAGAGTTGCTCACGAAGTGACGATGGCTCTCCAGCACTTTCTGCCGATTTTTGTGTATCACCAGCAGGCAGTTTTTCGCTAATATCCCTTACCCCCTCACCAAATTCAGCCTCAAAATCTTTGTACTTGAGTTTCCGTAGAATTGGAAAAAGCTCTTGAACGTTATCTTTCAAGTTCAAAAATATAACAATAACGACGAATGGCCAAGCAACCGTTTCTGCTATTTTCGAGATAAACGTAAGCCAATCCATTTGTAGTAAGTCCTAACTTAAAATTTACACTTGCGCAGATGTAAATCTGGTTTTTCATATTATTGCCGCCTACGGCTACATACCTTTGTTTTCAAGCTTGTTGCAGTACTCATGCCTTGAGAACACATAACCAAACAATATAGTTTTTATATTTGCGAGAGGTTCAGTGCTCGTTTTGTTCAAGTAAACATTTGATGAATTATTTTTCAGATAGCACTTTGGGATACAGCTTCCCACTTTGATTGTGAAAATCAGGCCGTGCAGAAAGAAACTCCACTAAGCAATAAAATATTGGTTTTACACCGGCTGACCGATAAACCGCCCTATGTTACCATCCAACCAGCACTTTCATGAAGCTTTTGTCTTTTCCAGCCAAGAGGAATACTGTTGATAGAAATATTAACTAGTTTCACACTCTAGGCTGACATTGATAGTCATGCTTTCGATGGTTGGGGTTACGCTGCAATAACTATATGCCGGTTTTTCACTTGAGAGATGCAACGACATACTGCGCTCATTCCTCGTGAAGCAACAAAAACTGTCAATATAATTTCTAGATGGCAAATTATAATTGTAATGGAATAGGTAGATGACGATCAGCGTACTGCAAGATTTTTTGAATCTTCGACTTTTGGATATTGGAGCAGAAGACTCTCGCTTGGAAAAACTGAGCGAGGCTTGCAACGAGCTGTCGCAGCAGTATATGGTGGAGCCTAATGCCGCTATGACTCCACTGCTCACAGCATGGGATCCCACCGCTGGGCCGGAACCGGCACTCATCGCGATTGGCGAGCTATTGCAGAAGTATTGGCCTACTTTCCGTGGCGCATTCCAAGATGAACCACTCACTTTGTATCGCGCCATTGTTCTTGAGGCCGTCATGCAAGCAATGGATAGACAAGGTGTCTTGGCAGTTGCCGTTGATCTTGTGGGAGCGAACGTCCTGCCCTACCTCAATGTGGGTAAGGAAGAGCGAATCTTGTCAAAGATTTTGGAGCGAGCTCGAGACATCAAATCAGAACGTCTCACGCAGCTCTGGCGGATACAAACTGCATCTGAACCTATTTCACCTTTAAAGATTTCATCTACCCCAGCCCTGAAAAATTTGGATCCGAACGTATGGTTCTCACAGGTTGCCGCCGCGGCGGGACCCAACACGGACAAAGCGGGAGTTACGCTGGAAACCCCAAATCCGTACTGGCCTAGCCAACCGACCAATTGGTCGTATGAGTTCGCCAACAGAATGGCACCACTTCTGGCCGATGTCCACGATAAGGCGGTCAATGCAGCCTTGAAGGCAAGCACGCAAGTGTTTAAAGGGCTGGGCGAGTCCATAGCAACCAAATTGAATGATTTCTTCCGCTCTGAGCAATTACGTAAAAACCAGCTGAACATATCGAACAACCTACTATGGTGGCGACAGTCTCTGTACTCAGAGACTGCTGCCATGCCTTACCGCAAACTCGATAGCCTACTTGTGCCGCTCCACATGGCTATCGACATGGCTAATCTATTGCCAGAGGTCTATCCACCAGCAGTTGAATCGCTTCTATTTGAGGCAGTACTCGCCGCTATTGGTTCTCGTGGTGAAGAGGAAATCTCAATGGGCGAGCTCATGGATGCACATAAGCGGTCTATAACCATTGAGGGAATTGCAAGGGTTAAGGGACTGAGGATCACGCTAGGGAATCGAAGCCTATTTATTCAGTCGATTGCGAATTTTTGTATACACGCAAAATTAGATATTCCTCAGTTGGATTTTGATTCAAAGACATCAATGACACTCGGAGACTGGGCAATTTGGTTTTTGCGAGAGATCAAGGCATTGGACGCGTTGTTTTTACCGGACGAAATTGAGCAGTTAGAGGAGCAAGCGTGACAGGCTGTTGTTCACATACTTCTTGCATCGCTCCTAACGAAGTTGGTTGCATTATCGGGGAGTCCTCGCCACATCAATGCAAGCATTGGCAGCAGAAACCCGATATGTCAATGTCTGACATAACAGAGGCAATGGTGGATGGGGCACGGCTTCCTTGGACTGGCAATGCCATGGGGG
It includes:
- a CDS encoding AAA family ATPase, with amino-acid sequence MASARQDFERFVRWLYQPEKQLPADVRRIATLALANFNELAGTSRQRSQRSNYLVGLLRRDLAHTADVAPTAVAGADAGPWQWARLRHLTLGPFRGFRAPEPFDLTKQIILFYGPNGSGKTSLCEGLEYALLGDVEEAGNKRIAAQTYLANVRDRRFDAPILKATDQQGREVDVVANPDTYRFCFVEKNRIDAFSRIAARPNAQRAELIATLFGMDQFNEFVNHFNENIDGQLILLSEQQSTLAARRNALTADLTTVEGEAAALQTLADEEAALAREFAADITYEALKSLIGTTEAPGRLQKLDAILEAVPPNVLGVTRQGLLDAFENAHQCGEELDSIVAALRSKSDQVSFKALYDSILALQKVVGDRCPACDTPLNGQGHVAIDPYKKATEGLRLLEELSVLQDHQQTTQTRLGQVSRELRQMLGPVAAFITAQQEDGTSTGQWVLQLPGESVGRWWSDIFPQALAIQDGPPALSDVLAVVDRMAAEDDMSRRTQQDRQQHVAERRRLNEFQLKVQAQDFKRQSLKDNVEAANSRIQAFDETNAVLIAQADQERLDIARDIPFKVAYDRFLEELRAYRAQLPGQLMAGLNDAAKDLYNAFNRNDRDEDKLSALHLPLSGDGKIEISFCGNPDDRVDALHVLSEGHVRCLGLAILMAKAKSIECPVIVFDDAINAIDHDHRGGIREAIFESDMFAQTQLIVTCHSNEFIKDIQQHLPAQRRNGCQVYLLRHHDGNYQPKVTGNIASANYIAKARAAREALNDRDALAASRQALEMLSEKTWRWLGSHDQGVLNLMLAGVGAEPALRNLCEALVKKLRDAQTFNHANKVPLLAAYGCVLGIPVNNLVWTYLNKGTHEEAERDDFDGELVESVVQTLEELDRLDLRPGR
- a CDS encoding GTPase-associated system all-helical protein GASH, with the protein product MTISVLQDFLNLRLLDIGAEDSRLEKLSEACNELSQQYMVEPNAAMTPLLTAWDPTAGPEPALIAIGELLQKYWPTFRGAFQDEPLTLYRAIVLEAVMQAMDRQGVLAVAVDLVGANVLPYLNVGKEERILSKILERARDIKSERLTQLWRIQTASEPISPLKISSTPALKNLDPNVWFSQVAAAAGPNTDKAGVTLETPNPYWPSQPTNWSYEFANRMAPLLADVHDKAVNAALKASTQVFKGLGESIATKLNDFFRSEQLRKNQLNISNNLLWWRQSLYSETAAMPYRKLDSLLVPLHMAIDMANLLPEVYPPAVESLLFEAVLAAIGSRGEEEISMGELMDAHKRSITIEGIARVKGLRITLGNRSLFIQSIANFCIHAKLDIPQLDFDSKTSMTLGDWAIWFLREIKALDALFLPDEIEQLEEQA
- a CDS encoding TniQ family protein, giving the protein MFLLRPHPLPFESLSSWRQRAGFANGFWRYPQPHGPKSQADPDRLPKVDEQLWLSQNFQIELNRIGHLTLDSELALLQNHQGYSTQLHWQTILGAKDRQHSSGPVFCPECLKSDPIPYFRLHWRFAFLTECPEHNIELLESCPKCASHIWPATVKNLSQSRPWSIITSCPQCGFDLRNSRALPYNAHTLATTFWSLITTEALPQSVSQIHTRADFFEGLWVLCQFLLRKPANSVWDFIPIQLHNKLPFYLEKKTLIEEMNINHRREVIQSAYWLMEEWPERFLFIAKRVGLTSSMFSPTANYSPSWLTSLLDSKLTRSKKIICINDVNGAIFQIAQSGKLVSKKAVRNLLGIKESRIVDTLISRRNRATLAELKLLLGKFEYQMAICPNSRDQKASLTRDYLILLLSVLKRIPIEGICSQSEEDILETLSTAAQLGCDATGFETLLKEQANNLNDEYKKAIRPKFLVEEKLVSHWFIGREGKHFAGHTLRARIAKMMQQDFPHDLWKSCDSFIYTLGPAPVSRRQLQRNKIQASSQ